In the Tautonia rosea genome, one interval contains:
- a CDS encoding CsbD family protein has translation MNAQTLQGHWNEIKGQLKSKWGQLSDQDLEFAEGNVDQLIGNIQRKTGESREAIERHLDNLINQGAAGLSAAAERFQHASHYAGEQLRSGYENARASFYDQYGEAEELVRSNPMQSVGTAFGIGVLVGVTLGLLIRQR, from the coding sequence ATGAATGCTCAAACGCTTCAGGGACACTGGAACGAGATCAAAGGACAGCTTAAGTCAAAGTGGGGTCAGCTCAGCGACCAGGATCTCGAATTCGCCGAGGGGAACGTCGATCAACTGATCGGCAACATCCAGCGCAAGACCGGCGAGTCGCGCGAGGCCATCGAGAGGCACCTCGACAACCTGATCAACCAGGGTGCCGCCGGCCTCTCCGCCGCCGCCGAACGCTTCCAGCACGCCTCCCACTACGCTGGCGAGCAGCTCCGCAGCGGCTACGAAAACGCCCGAGCCTCGTTCTACGACCAGTACGGCGAAGCCGAGGAACTCGTCCGCAGCAACCCCATGCAGTCCGTCGGCACCGCCTTCGGCATCGGTGTGCTCGTCGGCGTGACCCTTGGCCTCCTGATCCGTCAGCGCTGA
- a CDS encoding phage holin family protein codes for MVHQKTLTFFGVEVPDSLHGSLSELGHDMLTLADLQVRLAKTDLSETVREAWWPAIGLIVGLVVLATSVPIGLVGLAELIVWAEWLPRFGAYLAVAGGAAVLSGLLAWLCLRSLSRSGHAFERSRQELRRNANWIAKVISEGGSFRLRQPQYWSRFR; via the coding sequence ATGGTTCATCAAAAGACGTTGACCTTTTTTGGCGTTGAGGTGCCCGACAGCCTGCACGGCAGCCTTTCCGAGTTGGGCCACGACATGCTGACGCTGGCCGACCTTCAGGTTCGGCTGGCGAAGACCGACCTCTCCGAGACGGTTCGAGAGGCCTGGTGGCCCGCGATCGGCCTGATTGTCGGTCTGGTCGTGCTGGCCACCTCCGTGCCGATCGGTCTGGTCGGCTTGGCCGAGCTGATTGTCTGGGCCGAGTGGCTCCCCCGGTTCGGTGCGTATCTGGCCGTGGCCGGAGGGGCGGCCGTGCTTTCCGGGCTGCTCGCGTGGCTCTGCCTCCGATCCCTCTCCCGAAGCGGCCACGCCTTCGAGCGATCGCGGCAAGAACTGCGTCGCAACGCCAACTGGATTGCCAAGGTCATCAGCGAAGGCGGCAGCTTCCGCCTCCGCCAGCCGCAGTATTGGAGCCGGTTCCGCTGA
- a CDS encoding GspE/PulE/PilB domain-containing protein encodes MHYEYLATRGSLNESPTRGQGPAPPAPSRGATSARKRDPATVHTIASAVQHDPKILAMLVPSEVALRHEVVPLSLNGETILLGALDPENIAKADRLTSILARPVRLQQIDRQSLSRHQARLYQPERARARKSFALAAAHPVAASDDEDFVDSMLQEFPSDSPPRWELAQDRPSLRLMMAGPAQGSFFNARSDSDTVDTSGNSGGSTGMFTFVVEEGQRVLMRRSNGTMDVVVGPKRVWRGRNQFRAMHHHVAHPGDYLIVRFRDGRQEHLPGPAEVWFDPRSHESVEVREALQIAAKEAVVVYSQKEGTANVQRRIEYGPALFMPRPGEWLHTFSWHASKGGSEGVVKIPNGLIFQKLWLMPDQMYHDVSDVRTSDDAVLRIRLMIFFELIDIDRMLDATHDPIGDFVNAASSDVVDFTGRHDFESFKRNTERLNELDTYRQLTGRAAQCGYRINKVVYRGYGAAERLQQMHDQAIEARTRLQLDRATEQQAQDLENFKLDSQLARAGKRRVEQAAEVSHELELDAQRLDSALKAEDARRAALREAARLDADQSRAALALDDAHRRDHLASLRDLGVDLTAFLTQSRADRVIELRSPLGGNGATHVHLDPSASSPRLDEGM; translated from the coding sequence ATGCACTATGAGTACCTCGCCACCCGAGGCTCCCTCAACGAATCGCCCACCCGAGGGCAGGGGCCGGCCCCCCCGGCGCCATCCAGGGGGGCCACGTCCGCCCGGAAGCGTGACCCCGCGACGGTGCACACCATCGCCTCCGCCGTCCAGCACGACCCCAAAATCCTGGCCATGCTCGTTCCCTCGGAGGTCGCCCTCCGACACGAGGTCGTCCCGCTTTCTCTGAACGGAGAAACCATCCTTCTCGGCGCCCTCGACCCGGAGAACATCGCCAAGGCCGACCGGCTCACATCCATCCTCGCCCGACCGGTCCGGCTCCAGCAAATCGACCGACAATCGCTCTCCCGACACCAGGCACGTCTTTATCAACCGGAACGCGCCAGGGCTCGGAAATCCTTCGCCCTCGCCGCTGCCCACCCGGTCGCCGCGAGCGACGACGAAGACTTCGTTGATTCCATGCTGCAAGAGTTCCCGAGCGACTCTCCTCCTCGCTGGGAATTGGCGCAAGATCGCCCCTCGTTACGGTTGATGATGGCTGGCCCCGCCCAGGGCTCCTTCTTCAACGCGCGTTCCGACTCCGACACGGTGGATACAAGTGGCAATTCGGGAGGCTCGACCGGCATGTTCACCTTCGTGGTTGAAGAAGGCCAGCGCGTCTTGATGCGACGGTCGAACGGCACGATGGACGTCGTCGTCGGCCCGAAGCGGGTCTGGCGGGGGCGGAATCAGTTCCGGGCCATGCACCACCACGTCGCCCACCCCGGCGACTACCTGATCGTGCGCTTCCGAGACGGCCGCCAGGAACACCTGCCCGGCCCCGCCGAGGTCTGGTTCGACCCCCGATCGCACGAGTCGGTCGAGGTCCGCGAGGCCCTCCAGATCGCCGCCAAGGAGGCCGTCGTCGTCTACAGCCAGAAGGAAGGGACCGCCAACGTCCAGCGCCGGATCGAGTACGGCCCGGCCCTGTTCATGCCCCGGCCCGGCGAATGGCTGCACACCTTCTCCTGGCACGCCTCGAAAGGCGGCTCCGAGGGGGTCGTCAAGATCCCCAACGGCCTTATCTTCCAGAAGCTCTGGTTGATGCCCGACCAGATGTACCACGACGTCTCCGACGTCCGCACGTCCGACGACGCCGTCTTGCGCATTCGCTTGATGATCTTCTTCGAATTGATCGACATCGACCGGATGCTCGACGCCACCCACGACCCGATCGGCGACTTCGTCAACGCCGCCTCCAGCGACGTCGTCGACTTCACCGGCCGCCACGACTTCGAGTCGTTCAAGCGCAACACCGAGCGCCTCAACGAACTGGACACCTACCGCCAGCTCACCGGCCGGGCCGCTCAGTGCGGCTATCGGATCAACAAGGTTGTTTACCGAGGCTACGGCGCCGCCGAACGCCTCCAGCAAATGCACGACCAGGCCATCGAGGCCCGCACCCGATTGCAACTCGACCGCGCCACCGAGCAACAGGCCCAGGACCTGGAAAACTTCAAGCTCGACAGCCAGCTCGCCCGCGCTGGCAAGCGCCGCGTCGAGCAGGCCGCCGAGGTCTCCCACGAACTCGAACTCGACGCCCAGCGCCTCGACTCTGCGCTGAAGGCCGAAGACGCCCGCCGCGCCGCGCTCCGCGAGGCCGCCCGCCTCGACGCCGACCAGAGCCGCGCCGCCCTCGCCCTCGACGACGCCCACCGCCGCGACCACCTCGCCTCGCTCCGAGACCTCGGCGTCGATCTCACCGCCTTCCTCACCCAGAGCCGCGCCGATCGTGTCATCGAGCTTCGCTCCCCCCTCGGTGGCAACGGCGCGACCCACGTCCACCTTGATCCTTCAGCCTCCTCCCCCCGTCTCGACGAGGGGATGTGA
- a CDS encoding DUF4058 family protein: MAMIFPGMDPYLEQPSLWPGFHNEFIVYLRDQIQPALGPRYLAATETRVFTEGGDRVIVPDAFVRRTGTPTSRGHHGTIAVAGDDAPLIVRADPIESSEAYITILDHSAGQKIVAVIEFLGPSNKRGGAGRRAYRSKQREVLRSDTHLIEIDLLRTGRHTVAVPKGLAQPKGPYDYLICVSRAKRPRNEFELYPRSLRRSLPTISVPLANGDPDLRVPLQPVLEHTYNAGSYRERIAYDRPCIPPLSDEDQAWADALIRSANADAPPPEA, from the coding sequence ATGGCCATGATCTTTCCCGGCATGGACCCGTACCTGGAACAGCCGAGCCTCTGGCCGGGCTTTCACAACGAGTTCATCGTTTATCTCCGAGACCAGATCCAACCCGCTCTCGGTCCTCGATACCTCGCAGCGACCGAAACCCGCGTCTTCACCGAAGGAGGAGACCGTGTCATCGTCCCCGATGCCTTCGTCCGGCGCACAGGCACTCCCACGTCACGGGGTCATCACGGAACGATCGCGGTGGCCGGTGACGACGCACCCCTCATTGTCCGAGCCGATCCCATCGAGAGTTCGGAAGCGTACATCACCATTCTTGATCACTCTGCCGGTCAGAAAATCGTGGCGGTGATCGAATTCCTCGGCCCTTCAAACAAGCGAGGAGGAGCAGGCCGCAGGGCGTATCGAAGCAAGCAGCGTGAGGTCTTGCGAAGTGATACCCATCTGATCGAAATCGACTTACTCCGCACTGGCCGCCACACGGTCGCCGTGCCCAAAGGTCTCGCCCAGCCCAAGGGCCCCTACGATTACCTCATCTGCGTCAGCCGCGCCAAACGCCCTCGCAACGAGTTCGAGCTCTACCCCCGATCGCTCCGCCGCTCCTTGCCGACCATCTCCGTCCCGCTTGCCAACGGCGATCCCGACCTCCGCGTGCCGCTCCAGCCGGTTCTGGAACATACGTACAACGCCGGATCGTACCGCGAGCGCATCGCCTACGATCGCCCCTGCATCCCCCCGCTCTCGGACGAGGATCAGGCATGGGCCGATGCCTTGATTCGATCCGCCAACGCCGACGCTCCCCCACCGGAGGCTTGA
- a CDS encoding Gfo/Idh/MocA family protein, whose product MRNGSKSNRRIFLMNSAAAAGAASTVSLTNVAHAAGSDTIRVGVVGCGGRGTGAAEQTLTADEGCRLVAMAELFDDRLESSLQTLKVSRVGDRVDVTDDSKFVGFDAYKAVIDSSDVVLLTTTPHFRPIHAAYAVEKNKHVFVEKPMAVDGPGLRMYLQAVRDAAEKGLSMVHGFCWRYHYPRRATMEQVFGGAIGDIRTIETTYNSQGVWDPRKTREECGSDMEYQQRNWYYYTWLSGDHIVEQAVHGIDTMNWAMRNAQPERVWAVGGRQVRTAERYGNIYDHFSVVYEYPENVRGYHHCRHWPNTANQVKDYILGSTGTCDVFGNRIEGATRWRYRGESNNMYQTEHDEMYEALRAGRPINNGEEAATSTLLAIMGRMAAYTGRVITPDEALNSKERLGPESYEWGDAPNYPIPIPGVTDIA is encoded by the coding sequence ATGCGCAACGGCAGCAAGTCCAACCGCCGAATCTTTCTGATGAACTCGGCCGCCGCCGCAGGAGCGGCATCGACGGTCAGCCTGACGAACGTCGCTCACGCCGCGGGCAGCGATACGATCCGGGTCGGTGTGGTCGGTTGCGGCGGCCGAGGGACCGGGGCCGCCGAGCAGACCTTGACGGCCGACGAAGGCTGCCGTCTGGTGGCCATGGCCGAACTGTTCGACGATCGCCTGGAATCAAGCCTGCAGACCTTGAAGGTCTCTCGCGTGGGTGACCGCGTGGACGTGACCGATGACTCGAAGTTCGTCGGCTTCGACGCCTACAAGGCGGTGATCGACTCGTCGGACGTCGTCTTGCTGACCACCACGCCCCACTTCCGGCCGATCCACGCGGCCTACGCCGTCGAAAAGAACAAGCACGTCTTCGTTGAGAAGCCGATGGCCGTCGACGGGCCGGGGCTCCGGATGTATCTGCAAGCCGTCCGCGACGCCGCCGAAAAAGGGCTGTCGATGGTCCACGGCTTCTGCTGGCGCTACCACTACCCCCGACGCGCCACCATGGAGCAGGTCTTCGGCGGCGCGATTGGCGACATCCGGACCATTGAAACCACCTACAATAGCCAGGGGGTCTGGGACCCGCGCAAAACCCGAGAGGAATGCGGCAGTGACATGGAGTACCAGCAGCGCAACTGGTACTACTACACTTGGCTCTCGGGCGATCACATCGTCGAGCAGGCCGTGCACGGCATCGACACCATGAACTGGGCCATGCGCAACGCACAGCCCGAGCGCGTTTGGGCGGTTGGCGGTCGGCAGGTCCGAACCGCTGAACGATATGGGAATATCTACGATCACTTCTCGGTCGTCTACGAGTATCCCGAGAACGTTCGCGGCTACCACCACTGCCGCCACTGGCCGAACACGGCGAACCAGGTGAAGGACTACATCCTCGGATCGACCGGCACCTGCGACGTCTTCGGCAACCGGATCGAAGGCGCAACCCGCTGGCGATACCGAGGGGAAAGCAACAACATGTATCAGACCGAGCACGACGAGATGTACGAAGCGCTTCGTGCCGGTCGGCCGATCAACAACGGCGAGGAAGCCGCCACCTCGACCCTACTGGCGATCATGGGCCGCATGGCCGCCTACACGGGCCGGGTCATTACCCCGGACGAGGCCTTGAACAGCAAGGAACGCCTCGGCCCCGAGTCGTACGAGTGGGGCGACGCCCCGAACTACCCGATCCCGATTCCAGGCGTGACCGACATCGCCTGA
- a CDS encoding FAD-dependent oxidoreductase, producing MSTSKQTIVIVGGVAGGASAAARARRIDEHAQIILFEKDEHVSFANCGLPYYIGGEIAERKKLLVAPREMLAARFHLDVRTRQEVLSIDRQAKSVTVRDQNSGNEYQQSYDALILAPGAAPLVPPIEGATAPGVFTLRNLEDTDRIKAAVDASGEKRAVVVGAGYIGLEMVEQLVHRGFQVALAELQPQILPLFDPEMVQPIEQDLRDRGVALHLGDGIEAILTGPDGKARGIRLKSGTELEAGVVILGIGVRPLLDLARGAGIEIGPGGGIGTDEFMRTNDPSIYAVGDAAEYRYGPTASQMRIALAGPANRSGRIAGEHAASGKSRPMADVFGTAIVRVFDRVAAMTGLTMTLARRLDRPARSVVVVANNHAGYYPGAEPITLKLVYDPETGRVLGAQGMGGEGVDKRIDVIATAMHFGGTVADLAGLDLAYAPPFGAAKDPVHMAAFAACNQLDGLTDFIEPDADLSDVPQFVDVRTTQEVAEVPFPGVDEIINIPLDELRDRVGELDRSAETVVSCRTGVRSHVALRMLRQLGFEKVKAVSGGVMIRQRAWREQH from the coding sequence ATGAGTACTTCGAAACAAACGATCGTGATTGTTGGCGGCGTGGCTGGAGGCGCTTCGGCGGCGGCCAGGGCCAGGCGAATCGACGAGCATGCCCAGATCATTCTGTTCGAGAAAGATGAGCATGTCTCCTTTGCCAATTGCGGCTTGCCCTACTACATCGGTGGTGAGATTGCCGAGCGGAAGAAGCTGCTGGTCGCCCCTCGGGAGATGCTGGCCGCGCGGTTCCATCTCGATGTGAGGACCCGGCAGGAGGTGCTGAGCATCGACCGCCAGGCAAAGTCGGTCACGGTGCGCGATCAAAACTCAGGAAATGAATATCAGCAATCGTATGATGCGCTAATCCTTGCTCCCGGCGCCGCCCCGCTGGTGCCGCCGATTGAGGGGGCGACCGCACCGGGCGTCTTTACGCTGCGGAACCTGGAAGACACGGATCGGATCAAGGCGGCGGTTGATGCCTCGGGCGAGAAGCGGGCTGTGGTGGTCGGGGCCGGTTACATCGGCCTGGAGATGGTCGAACAACTGGTGCATCGCGGGTTCCAGGTCGCATTGGCGGAGCTGCAACCGCAAATCTTACCGCTGTTCGACCCGGAGATGGTCCAACCAATCGAACAGGACCTCCGCGACCGAGGGGTCGCGCTGCACCTGGGAGACGGGATCGAGGCGATTCTGACCGGCCCCGACGGCAAGGCGCGCGGCATCCGGCTCAAGAGCGGCACGGAGCTGGAGGCCGGGGTGGTGATTCTTGGCATCGGCGTCCGGCCCTTGCTGGACCTGGCACGCGGGGCAGGAATCGAGATCGGCCCTGGCGGCGGGATCGGCACAGATGAGTTCATGCGCACGAATGATCCGTCGATCTACGCCGTCGGCGATGCGGCCGAGTATCGTTATGGGCCGACCGCTTCGCAAATGCGGATTGCCCTGGCCGGGCCGGCGAATCGTTCGGGAAGGATCGCGGGAGAGCATGCCGCCTCGGGCAAGAGCCGGCCGATGGCCGACGTCTTCGGCACGGCGATTGTCCGGGTCTTCGACCGGGTCGCCGCCATGACCGGCCTGACGATGACCCTCGCCCGACGGCTCGATCGACCGGCCCGGAGCGTCGTCGTCGTGGCCAACAACCACGCCGGATACTACCCCGGGGCCGAGCCGATCACCTTGAAGCTTGTGTATGATCCGGAGACGGGCCGGGTGCTTGGAGCGCAGGGCATGGGGGGCGAGGGAGTCGATAAGCGGATCGACGTGATCGCCACCGCCATGCATTTCGGTGGCACCGTGGCCGATCTGGCCGGGCTCGACCTGGCCTATGCCCCTCCCTTCGGCGCGGCCAAGGACCCGGTGCACATGGCCGCCTTTGCCGCCTGCAACCAGCTCGATGGGCTGACCGACTTCATCGAGCCCGACGCCGATCTGTCCGACGTGCCCCAGTTCGTCGATGTGCGGACGACGCAGGAAGTGGCTGAGGTGCCGTTCCCGGGAGTTGATGAGATCATCAACATTCCGCTCGATGAGCTGCGCGACCGGGTCGGAGAGCTCGATCGATCGGCCGAGACGGTCGTCTCGTGTCGGACGGGAGTGCGGTCGCACGTGGCCTTGCGGATGCTTCGGCAGCTCGGGTTCGAGAAGGTCAAGGCCGTCTCGGGAGGGGTCATGATTCGGCAGCGGGCCTGGCGCGAGCAGCACTGA
- a CDS encoding hybrid sensor histidine kinase/response regulator, whose product MTPSQEQQSRRPARTTGSEWSHSSDRLPGLSWTTGPDGLMDVVGGRWHAWTGQTPAESLGLGWLDALHPDETARIRSDWQAALASGTPFSTRFRVGPGLDGRSRAVIARVEPVSNVEGRPIAWNGLAMLDPDVPEVPSADPSHSSGDTPTDPTTRDDDFAIFWIASVTDQRLTSVSPSCERWLGRSVVELTGRPCSWVDLAHPDDRPNVADAYARRASGTPVTVAYRLTRSDGSTLLVRDRVLTAMTQSMGDPDRIFGVLEPVESEKGTRAEPSHEISSSNPSDDASSSLATLIEALGDVCLVVDQDDRCVSVNAPAEALLGLPRDAMLGQRLETVIPELADPPARASLRRARQNRQPVQFEIVSRQADRWLDVRAVPLGHGLGLIARDVTDARARLRELQDVEELYRLSSEAVDGLIYDWRVETSLVQRSSGLLRLLGITPEEAEPTNLWWRDRIHPDDRPQVVADMDRLKADPHRRHYSLEYRVRHRDGHYLDVWDKGVCLRDDQGRLVRVVGSTIDISDRRSSEQALREADRMKTEFLAVLAHELRNPLGPILAAAQALQAGSDDADGTLSAIIERQAHHMARLIEDLLDISRINHGKILVRPEPLNLSELVSQTLDTVVEPFREHRLELRVDLPETALPVEADPTRLAQCVSNLLHNASKFTEPSGSVTVCVGSDNESAFVEITDTGIGIAPEVLPTLFHAYWQADASRNRSQGGLGLGLALVKNLMKLQGGRVEAASAGEGQGSTFRLVLPLRHAADDAIEESSVMVANAPNPSSASLPPTLRLLVVDDRRDMAHMLSRLLGNQGHHVSVASNAEQALEIARRERPEVILSDIGLPGPIDGYGLARALRADPTTSSALLIAMTGYARPDDRDRALQSGFDEHLAKPLDFGSLCDRLAQLAPGPRPTEVEAQP is encoded by the coding sequence ATGACACCCTCCCAGGAGCAGCAGTCCAGGCGACCGGCCCGGACCACCGGGTCTGAATGGAGTCATTCCTCGGACCGGCTCCCTGGCCTGTCCTGGACCACCGGCCCCGACGGCCTGATGGACGTCGTCGGCGGACGATGGCACGCCTGGACCGGACAGACCCCGGCCGAGTCCCTCGGCCTCGGCTGGCTCGATGCCCTGCATCCGGACGAGACCGCTCGGATTCGATCGGACTGGCAGGCGGCCCTCGCTTCGGGGACCCCCTTTTCGACACGTTTCCGGGTCGGCCCGGGGCTCGACGGCCGTTCCCGAGCCGTGATCGCCCGTGTCGAACCTGTCTCAAACGTGGAAGGACGCCCGATCGCCTGGAACGGTCTGGCCATGCTCGACCCCGACGTGCCCGAAGTCCCGTCAGCCGATCCCTCGCACTCCTCCGGCGACACTCCCACCGATCCGACCACTCGCGACGACGACTTCGCAATCTTCTGGATCGCCTCGGTCACAGACCAGCGACTGACCTCCGTCAGTCCGTCTTGCGAGCGATGGCTGGGGCGATCGGTCGTCGAGCTGACCGGCCGGCCTTGCTCGTGGGTCGATCTCGCCCACCCGGACGACCGCCCCAACGTGGCCGACGCCTACGCCAGACGAGCCTCGGGAACACCCGTCACCGTTGCCTACCGCTTGACTCGTTCCGATGGCTCGACCCTCCTCGTCCGAGACCGCGTCTTGACGGCCATGACCCAGTCGATGGGCGACCCGGATCGCATCTTCGGGGTCCTTGAACCGGTCGAATCGGAGAAGGGGACTCGGGCCGAGCCCTCCCACGAAATCTCCTCGTCGAATCCCTCGGACGACGCGTCGTCGAGCCTGGCCACGCTGATCGAAGCGCTCGGCGATGTGTGCCTCGTCGTCGATCAGGACGACCGCTGCGTGTCGGTGAATGCCCCGGCAGAGGCCCTGCTGGGCCTGCCTCGCGACGCGATGCTCGGGCAGCGGCTCGAAACCGTAATTCCGGAGCTGGCCGATCCCCCGGCCAGGGCCTCGCTCCGCCGTGCTCGGCAGAATCGCCAGCCAGTCCAGTTCGAGATCGTCTCGCGTCAAGCCGATCGCTGGCTCGACGTGCGGGCAGTTCCCCTCGGCCACGGTCTGGGGCTGATCGCCCGAGACGTGACCGACGCCCGAGCCCGCCTCCGCGAACTCCAGGATGTCGAGGAGCTGTACCGCCTCTCCTCCGAGGCGGTCGATGGCCTGATCTACGACTGGCGGGTGGAAACCAGCCTCGTGCAACGCTCGTCGGGCTTGCTCCGCTTGCTCGGAATCACTCCCGAGGAGGCCGAGCCGACCAACCTCTGGTGGCGCGATCGGATCCACCCCGACGACCGCCCTCAGGTCGTCGCGGACATGGATCGGCTCAAGGCCGACCCGCACCGCCGGCATTACAGCCTTGAGTATCGCGTCCGACACCGAGACGGTCATTACCTTGACGTCTGGGACAAGGGTGTCTGCCTTCGAGACGATCAGGGACGCCTGGTCCGGGTCGTCGGCTCGACGATTGACATCTCCGATCGCCGCAGTTCCGAGCAGGCACTCCGCGAGGCCGACCGGATGAAGACCGAGTTCCTCGCCGTGCTCGCCCACGAGTTGCGCAACCCGCTCGGCCCGATCCTTGCCGCGGCCCAGGCCCTGCAGGCCGGCAGCGACGATGCCGACGGCACGCTGTCGGCGATCATCGAGCGGCAGGCGCACCACATGGCTCGGCTGATCGAGGACTTGCTCGACATCTCCCGAATCAACCACGGAAAGATTCTCGTCCGTCCCGAGCCGCTGAACCTTTCCGAGCTGGTCTCGCAAACCCTCGACACCGTCGTGGAGCCCTTCCGCGAGCATCGCCTGGAGCTTCGCGTCGATCTGCCCGAAACGGCCCTGCCAGTCGAGGCCGATCCGACCCGCCTGGCGCAGTGCGTCAGCAACCTGCTGCACAACGCCTCGAAGTTCACCGAGCCCAGCGGCTCGGTGACGGTTTGCGTCGGAAGCGACAATGAATCTGCGTTTGTGGAGATCACCGACACGGGCATCGGCATCGCGCCCGAGGTCCTCCCCACCCTCTTTCACGCCTACTGGCAGGCCGACGCCAGCCGGAACCGCAGCCAGGGGGGCCTTGGGCTGGGCCTGGCCCTGGTCAAGAACCTGATGAAATTGCAAGGCGGCCGGGTCGAGGCCGCCAGCGCAGGCGAAGGGCAGGGCAGCACCTTCCGACTCGTCCTACCGCTCCGGCACGCCGCGGATGACGCAATCGAGGAGTCCTCCGTCATGGTCGCCAACGCTCCCAATCCCTCCTCGGCCTCGTTGCCTCCCACGCTCCGATTACTGGTCGTCGATGATCGGCGCGATATGGCTCACATGCTCAGCCGTTTACTCGGGAATCAAGGGCATCACGTCTCCGTGGCCTCCAATGCCGAGCAGGCTTTGGAAATCGCCCGTCGCGAACGCCCTGAGGTGATCCTCTCCGACATCGGCCTGCCCGGCCCGATCGACGGCTACGGACTGGCCAGGGCCCTACGAGCCGACCCGACCACGTCGTCGGCCCTCTTGATCGCCATGACCGGCTACGCCAGGCCCGACGACCGCGACCGAGCACTTCAATCCGGGTTCGACGAGCACCTGGCCAAGCCCCTTGATTTTGGCTCCCTCTGTGATCGCCTGGCGCAGCTCGCTCCCGGTCCTCGACCAACCGAGGTCGAAGCCCAACCTTGA
- a CDS encoding GNAT family N-acetyltransferase, with protein MTPEAISWQWSPFSGLSVEHLYEAMALRQRVFVVEQSCPYLDADGLDPIAWHLLGWQDDANARRLIAAARVFDRRPGAEAEASIGRVVVDRSVRGRGVGRSLMAEAIDRCRQIAPGKTIHLRAQSYLQQFYEGFGFRPISSPFLYDGIVHIDMISSY; from the coding sequence ATGACACCCGAGGCCATCTCCTGGCAATGGTCCCCCTTCTCGGGGCTATCGGTCGAGCACCTGTACGAGGCGATGGCCCTACGCCAGCGAGTGTTCGTCGTGGAGCAATCCTGTCCCTATCTCGACGCCGATGGGCTCGACCCGATCGCCTGGCACCTGCTGGGCTGGCAAGACGATGCGAACGCGCGTCGGCTCATTGCCGCGGCTCGCGTCTTCGATCGCCGTCCGGGAGCCGAGGCCGAGGCCTCGATTGGCCGGGTCGTGGTCGATCGTTCCGTCCGGGGCAGGGGGGTCGGCCGCTCCTTGATGGCCGAGGCGATCGATCGCTGTCGGCAGATCGCTCCGGGCAAGACCATTCATCTTCGCGCTCAAAGTTATCTGCAACAGTTTTACGAAGGATTCGGCTTCCGGCCGATCTCCTCGCCGTTTTTGTACGACGGCATCGTTCATATTGACATGATCAGCTCCTACTAA